A single region of the Oncorhynchus keta strain PuntledgeMale-10-30-2019 chromosome 37, Oket_V2, whole genome shotgun sequence genome encodes:
- the LOC118383726 gene encoding zinc finger protein 239-like yields the protein MSSLNYFHPVKEEEICWTEKEALGLNVVVKEEKEEEDVTVKQEVEGEAVTVKEEEEEEDVSVKEEEDEFRVKEEEEEKDDDAVFGVKKEGEITVTLKDEEVEIGDLINTREKTESHSDSRKSPSREPDPETPKPARQHHCSHCEKSFCWLGNLKLHERTHTGEKPFQCSQCGKSFAVLANLKRHERIHTGEKPYHCAQCGMSFNQDGDLKAHKRKHTGEKPFQCSQCGKSFTKIGQLKEHERIHKGEKPFQCSHCGKSFTRIGNLKKHARLHTGEKPYQCSQCGKSFAVLANLKRHERIHTGEKPHHCSHCGMSFTQLWDLQAHERIHTGEKPFQCSQCGKSFTQIGHLKAHERIHTGEKPYQCSQCEKSFTMLTNLKRHERIHRGEKHFLLPV from the exons ATGAGCTCCCTAAACTACTTTCATCCTGTTAAAGAAGAGGAgatctgctggacggagaaagaagctctggGGCTGAACGTTGTcgtgaaagaggagaaggaagaggaggatgttacagttaaacaagaagtagagggtgaggctgttacagtgaaagaagaagaagaagaggaagacgtttcagtgaaagaagaggaagacgagttcagagtgaaagaggaggaggaagagaaagatgatGATGCAGTTTTTGGAGTGAAGAAGGAAGGGGAGATTACTGTCACATTGAAAGATGAAGAGGTGGAGATAGGAGATCTGATTAACACCA gagagaaaacagagtcTCACTCTGACAGCAGGAAGAGTCCTTCAAGGGAACCAGACCCAGAGACGCCAAAACCAGCCAGACAACACCACTGCTCCCACTGTGAAAAGAGTTTTTGCTGGTTAGGGAACCTAAAACtgcatgagaggacacacacaggagaaaagcctttccaatgctcccagtgtggaaagagttttgctGTGTTAGCTAACCTGAAAAGacacgagagaatacacacaggagaaaagccttatcACTGTGCCCAATGTGGAATGAGTTTTAATCAGGATGGGGACCTAAAAGCTCATAAGAGgaaacacacaggagaaaagcctttccaatgttcccagtgtggaaagagttttactaaGATAGGGCAATTAAAAgagcatgagagaatacacaaaGGAGAAAAGCCATTCCAATGTTCCcattgtggaaagagttttactcgGATAGGAAACCTAAAAAAGCATGCGAGactacacacaggagaaaagccttaccaatgctcccagtgtggaaagagttttgccGTGTTAGCTAACCTGAAAaggcatgagagaatacacacaggagaaaagcctcaTCACTGTTCCCACTGTGGAATGAGTTTTACTCAGTTATGGGACCTTCAAGCTCATGAGaggatacacacaggagaaaagcctttccaatgttcccagtgtggaaagagttttactcagATAGGGCACCTGAAAGCTCACGAGaggatacacacaggagaaaagccttaccaATGTTCCCAGTGTGAAAAGAGTTTTACCATGTTAACTAACCTGAAAAGGCATGAGAGAATACATAGAGGAGAAAAGCATTTTCTGCTCCCAGTGTAA